One window from the genome of Variovorax sp. PAMC26660 encodes:
- a CDS encoding ArsR/SmtB family transcription factor — protein MATKPRKKPTAITEDEVFDIAADLFRAMAAPMRLKIVSQLCNGEKNVSELLAEIDTTQPNMSQHLNTLYQAGVLARRREGVSIYYSIANETVVALCRSICVQIAIEQE, from the coding sequence ATGGCCACCAAACCCCGCAAGAAGCCCACGGCCATCACCGAGGACGAAGTCTTCGACATTGCCGCGGACCTGTTCCGGGCCATGGCCGCGCCGATGCGGCTGAAGATCGTGAGCCAGTTGTGCAACGGCGAGAAGAACGTCAGCGAACTGCTGGCCGAGATCGACACCACGCAGCCCAACATGTCGCAGCACCTGAACACGCTCTACCAAGCGGGCGTGCTGGCGCGACGCCGCGAAGGCGTGAGCATCTACTACAGCATCGCGAACGAGACCGTGGTGGCGCTGTGCCGCAGCATCTGCGTGCAGATCGCCATCGAGCAGGAATAA
- a CDS encoding MBL fold metallo-hydrolase, producing MVASLATANALAVPDIQPVSVAPDVYYVQGISALGSTENQNFISNAGFVVTRDSVVTIDALGSPAVAERVVAEIRKITPKPISHVILTHYHADHVYGLQVFKALGAQVIAHTLGKAYLNSDTARLRLEASRKDIAPWIDDKTQLVPADVWLEGPTEMTIGGTRFVIQPAGPAHTPEDLAIYLPQQKVLFAGDIVFRNRIPYVGTADSRHWIASLDALLALDARTIVPGHGPASDEPKKDLQQTRDYLVFLRAAMKKAATDMTPFDEAYAATDWSRFESLPLFKVANRMNAYNTYLLMEQEAR from the coding sequence ATGGTCGCTTCGCTCGCCACCGCGAACGCGCTCGCCGTGCCGGACATCCAGCCCGTGAGCGTGGCGCCCGATGTCTACTACGTGCAGGGCATCTCGGCGCTGGGCTCCACGGAGAACCAGAACTTCATCTCCAACGCCGGCTTCGTCGTCACGCGCGACAGCGTGGTGACGATCGATGCGCTGGGTTCGCCCGCCGTGGCCGAGCGTGTGGTGGCAGAGATTCGCAAGATCACGCCCAAGCCGATCAGCCACGTGATCCTGACGCACTACCACGCGGACCACGTCTACGGCCTGCAGGTGTTCAAGGCGCTGGGCGCGCAGGTGATCGCGCACACGCTCGGCAAGGCGTACCTCAATTCCGACACGGCGCGCCTGCGGCTCGAAGCCTCGCGCAAGGACATCGCGCCGTGGATCGACGACAAGACGCAGCTCGTGCCCGCCGACGTATGGCTCGAAGGTCCGACCGAGATGACCATCGGCGGCACGCGCTTCGTCATCCAGCCAGCGGGCCCGGCCCACACGCCCGAAGACCTGGCCATCTACCTGCCGCAGCAGAAGGTGCTGTTCGCGGGCGACATCGTGTTTCGCAACCGCATACCGTATGTGGGCACGGCCGACAGCCGTCACTGGATCGCATCGCTCGATGCGTTGCTCGCACTCGACGCCCGCACCATCGTGCCGGGCCACGGGCCGGCTTCCGATGAGCCGAAGAAAGACCTGCAGCAGACGCGCGACTACCTCGTCTTTCTTCGCGCCGCGATGAAGAAGGCTGCGACCGACATGACGCCTTTCGACGAAGCCTATGCCGCAACCGACTGGTCGCGCTTCGAGTCGCTGCCGCTGTTCAAGGTGGCCAACCGCATGAACGCGTACAACACCTACCTGCTGATGGAGCAGGAGGCGCGATGA
- a CDS encoding efflux transporter outer membrane subunit, translating to MTMNNRLFSYAAPFALSLLVLAGCAVGPTYTAPADAPVAISAPEQSLFANDAVQRDWWRQLDDAQLDALIERALAGNHDIRIAQARLLEARATQTEAELDRLPVVTVGASKTRSIAQGNNGAQPDVRSLAQSSRAGFDASWEIDLFGRLKRLDEAATARTEASAADLEQVRIVAVAELARNYYEMRGAEQRIAVTRRTLDSLRSSLRVTEAQVQTGRGLEGDLASAQANLATTESQLPALETTRRQSAYRVAVLAGLRPAELAPMLQPQQLRVLDKRLPIGDLGDLLRRRPDVLRAERGLAASTADVGATTAELYPRFDIGGFLGFIALRGSDLGSSSSRAFSVTPGVSWPALRLGSVKARMRGAEARAEGDRALYEQTVLRAIEDVEGALTGYGQNQLRLQRLVEASARSGRAAELAEVRYREGAAPYLSVLDAQRTLLRAQDAVAEAETASYTSLVALYKALGGGWQAPSNGRGGPTT from the coding sequence ATGACCATGAACAACAGACTCTTTTCGTACGCCGCGCCCTTCGCGCTGAGCCTGCTGGTGCTGGCCGGCTGCGCCGTCGGGCCGACCTACACCGCGCCGGCCGATGCACCGGTAGCCATCTCCGCGCCCGAGCAGTCGCTGTTCGCCAACGATGCGGTGCAGCGCGATTGGTGGCGCCAGCTCGACGACGCGCAACTCGATGCATTGATCGAGCGGGCACTCGCCGGCAACCACGACATCCGCATCGCACAGGCCCGGTTGCTGGAAGCGCGCGCCACGCAGACAGAAGCCGAACTCGACCGCCTGCCCGTCGTGACGGTGGGCGCCAGCAAGACGCGCAGCATCGCGCAGGGCAACAACGGCGCCCAACCCGATGTGCGGTCGCTGGCACAGAGCAGCCGCGCGGGCTTCGATGCCTCGTGGGAGATCGACCTGTTCGGCCGCCTCAAGCGGCTCGATGAGGCCGCCACCGCGCGCACCGAAGCCAGCGCGGCCGACCTCGAACAGGTGCGCATCGTGGCCGTGGCCGAGCTGGCCCGCAACTACTACGAGATGCGCGGCGCCGAGCAGCGCATCGCCGTGACGCGCCGCACGCTCGACAGCTTGCGCAGCAGCCTGCGCGTGACCGAGGCGCAGGTGCAGACCGGCCGTGGCCTCGAAGGCGACCTGGCGAGCGCGCAGGCCAACCTTGCGACCACCGAAAGCCAGTTGCCCGCGCTCGAAACCACGCGCCGCCAATCGGCCTACCGCGTGGCCGTGCTGGCGGGCCTGCGCCCGGCCGAGCTGGCGCCGATGCTGCAGCCGCAGCAACTGCGCGTGCTCGACAAGCGCCTGCCCATCGGCGACCTGGGCGATCTGCTTCGGCGCCGGCCCGACGTGCTGCGCGCCGAGCGCGGCCTCGCGGCCAGCACGGCCGACGTGGGCGCCACCACGGCCGAGCTGTATCCGCGCTTCGACATCGGCGGCTTCCTGGGCTTCATCGCGCTGCGCGGTTCGGATCTCGGCAGTTCGTCGAGCCGCGCCTTCAGCGTGACGCCGGGCGTGAGCTGGCCCGCCTTGCGGCTGGGCTCGGTCAAGGCCCGCATGCGCGGCGCCGAGGCCCGCGCCGAAGGCGACCGCGCGCTCTACGAACAGACGGTGCTGCGCGCCATCGAAGATGTGGAAGGCGCACTCACCGGCTACGGCCAGAACCAGTTGCGCCTGCAGCGGCTGGTCGAAGCCTCGGCCCGCAGCGGTCGTGCCGCCGAACTGGCCGAGGTGCGCTACCGCGAAGGCGCCGCGCCCTACCTGAGCGTGCTCGATGCGCAACGCACCCTGCTGCGCGCGCAGGACGCGGTGGCAGAAGCCGAGACCGCCTCGTACACCAGCCTCGTCGCGCTCTACAAGGCGCTGGGCGGGGGGTGGCAAGCACCTTCGAACGGAAGGGGAGGTCCAACCACCTGA
- the soxC gene encoding sulfite dehydrogenase, with product MGSRIQQQPGQVRKAPENFVDTEGVRTVFAQAQGGRRDFIRNAFAAAVAGTAASAALAQSTADGDPAILQLPAHSTGLGQPVVTDGYGKPSKYEANVQRRQSPGLTPTAQASVSFAPLQSLFGIVTPSGLHFERHHQGWWDIDPSKHRLMINGMVKAPKVFTLDELMRLPSVSRFHFIECGANTGMEWGNVAVPTAQYTHGMLSCSEFTGVPLITLLEMAGADLKGERFVLAEGADGSSMTRTIPMSLIRSGEVLVAYGQNGEMLRPEQGYPLRLVVPGVQGVSWIKYLRRIELGDQPYGTKDETVHYVDLMPDGQHRQYTSIQECKSVVTTPSGGQMLLDKGFYNITGLAWSGRGKVKRVDVSVDGGRNWRTARLESPVLSKCLTRFNIDWVWDGSPTIIQSRAMDDTGYVQPSYRQLRAVRGTRSIYHNNAIQSWQVQQNGEVANVQLT from the coding sequence ATGGGCTCACGCATCCAGCAGCAACCCGGCCAGGTGCGCAAGGCGCCGGAAAACTTCGTCGATACCGAAGGCGTGCGCACGGTCTTCGCGCAGGCCCAGGGCGGGCGACGCGACTTCATTCGCAATGCCTTCGCTGCCGCAGTGGCAGGCACCGCAGCTTCGGCAGCGCTTGCGCAGAGCACGGCCGATGGCGACCCGGCCATTCTTCAACTGCCGGCGCACAGCACGGGGCTCGGCCAACCGGTGGTCACCGATGGCTACGGCAAGCCGTCGAAGTACGAAGCCAACGTGCAGCGCCGGCAGAGCCCGGGGCTCACGCCGACCGCGCAGGCGTCGGTGTCCTTTGCGCCGCTGCAGTCGCTGTTCGGCATCGTCACGCCGAGCGGCCTGCACTTCGAGCGGCACCATCAGGGCTGGTGGGACATCGATCCGTCGAAGCACCGCCTGATGATCAACGGCATGGTGAAGGCGCCGAAGGTCTTCACGCTCGACGAACTGATGCGCCTGCCTTCGGTCTCGCGCTTTCACTTCATCGAATGCGGCGCGAACACCGGCATGGAGTGGGGCAACGTCGCGGTGCCCACGGCCCAGTACACGCACGGCATGTTGTCGTGCAGCGAATTCACCGGCGTGCCGCTCATCACCTTGCTGGAGATGGCCGGTGCCGACCTGAAGGGCGAGCGCTTCGTGCTGGCTGAAGGCGCCGATGGCTCTTCGATGACGCGCACCATTCCCATGAGCCTCATCCGCTCGGGCGAGGTGCTGGTGGCCTACGGGCAGAACGGCGAAATGCTGCGGCCCGAGCAGGGCTACCCGCTGCGGCTGGTGGTGCCAGGCGTGCAGGGCGTGAGCTGGATCAAGTACCTGCGCCGCATCGAGCTGGGCGACCAGCCCTACGGCACCAAGGACGAGACGGTGCACTACGTCGACCTGATGCCTGACGGCCAGCATCGCCAGTACACCAGCATCCAGGAATGCAAAAGCGTCGTCACCACGCCCTCGGGCGGACAGATGCTGCTGGACAAGGGCTTCTACAACATCACCGGCCTTGCATGGTCGGGCCGCGGCAAGGTCAAGCGCGTGGACGTGAGCGTGGACGGCGGGCGCAACTGGCGCACCGCGCGGCTCGAATCGCCGGTGCTGTCCAAGTGCCTCACGCGCTTCAACATCGACTGGGTGTGGGACGGCTCGCCGACCATCATCCAGAGCCGCGCAATGGACGACACCGGCTACGTGCAGCCCAGCTATCGGCAACTGCGCGCGGTGCGCGGCACGCGCTCGATCTATCACAACAACGCGATCCAGTCGTGGCAGGTGCAGCAGAACGGGGAGGTGGCCAATGTCCAGCTCACCTGA
- a CDS encoding efflux RND transporter periplasmic adaptor subunit, giving the protein MNKQSRAWLAAGLAAVVLGGAGYALTAKSKPADSGGGRPPSKVAVATAKPTEMARFLSGIGTLEANRQVEVPAEVEGRVAKILFTPGGQVHAGQLLVQLNDAPEQGDIERLTAQRANAKALLDRTRRLLPQQAATQEQLEQAQAAFDQSSGDLRRAQAMLEQKRIKAPFDGVLGIRKVNLGQFVRAGDALVSLTDARTLFANLTLPETALPVLKRQQAVALMVDAYPGRVFQAKLSTIEPQIGSDTRTVRLQATVDNADGALTPGMFVNGRVALPARTDAITVPETAITYSTHGDSVFVVRPGDKGGFTAQQVFVKAGDRQDGLVVIEQGLKAGEKVVTSGQLRLYSGAAVAPSEKDTLALQEPRS; this is encoded by the coding sequence ATGAACAAACAATCAAGGGCCTGGCTGGCGGCCGGCCTCGCGGCGGTGGTGCTGGGAGGCGCGGGCTACGCGCTCACGGCAAAGTCCAAGCCCGCCGACAGCGGCGGCGGCAGGCCGCCGTCCAAGGTCGCGGTGGCCACCGCCAAGCCCACGGAAATGGCCCGTTTTCTCAGCGGCATCGGCACGCTCGAAGCCAACCGGCAGGTCGAGGTGCCGGCCGAAGTGGAAGGCCGGGTCGCCAAGATCCTGTTCACGCCCGGTGGCCAGGTGCATGCCGGGCAATTGCTCGTGCAGCTCAACGACGCGCCCGAGCAGGGCGACATCGAACGCCTGACCGCGCAGCGCGCGAACGCCAAGGCGCTGCTCGACCGCACGCGCCGCCTGCTGCCGCAGCAGGCGGCCACGCAGGAGCAGCTCGAACAGGCGCAGGCCGCCTTCGACCAGTCCAGCGGCGACCTGAGGCGCGCGCAGGCCATGCTCGAACAGAAGCGCATCAAGGCGCCCTTCGACGGCGTGCTTGGCATCCGCAAGGTCAACCTCGGCCAGTTCGTGCGGGCTGGCGATGCGCTGGTGTCGCTCACAGACGCCCGCACGCTGTTCGCGAACCTCACGCTGCCCGAAACCGCGTTGCCGGTGCTCAAGCGCCAGCAGGCGGTGGCGCTGATGGTCGATGCGTACCCCGGCCGCGTCTTCCAGGCCAAGCTCAGCACCATCGAGCCGCAGATCGGCAGCGACACGCGCACCGTGCGCCTGCAGGCCACGGTCGACAACGCCGATGGCGCGCTCACGCCCGGCATGTTCGTCAACGGCCGCGTCGCACTGCCGGCGCGCACCGACGCGATCACCGTGCCCGAGACCGCCATCACCTACAGCACGCACGGCGACTCGGTCTTCGTGGTCCGCCCCGGCGACAAGGGCGGCTTCACGGCACAGCAGGTGTTCGTGAAGGCCGGTGACCGGCAGGACGGGTTGGTCGTCATCGAGCAAGGCCTGAAGGCCGGCGAGAAGGTCGTCACCTCCGGCCAGTTGCGCCTGTACAGCGGCGCCGCCGTGGCGCCGAGCGAGAAGGACACGCTCGCCCTGCAGGAGCCCCGGTCATGA
- a CDS encoding c-type cytochrome, whose product MPSLAVAVTAAALLLSTQAHASKELAQKNACLACHAIDKKLVGPAYIDVSKKYAGQADALAVLTASIQKGSSGKWGAVPMPGQPALSEADAKALAAWVLGGAK is encoded by the coding sequence TTGCCATCGCTCGCTGTGGCGGTCACAGCCGCCGCATTGCTGCTCTCGACGCAGGCTCATGCCAGCAAGGAACTCGCCCAGAAGAACGCCTGCCTGGCCTGCCATGCGATCGACAAGAAGCTCGTGGGCCCGGCCTACATCGACGTGTCGAAGAAGTACGCCGGCCAGGCCGATGCACTGGCTGTACTCACCGCGAGCATCCAGAAGGGCAGCAGCGGCAAGTGGGGCGCGGTGCCGATGCCCGGCCAGCCTGCGCTGAGCGAGGCCGATGCCAAGGCGCTGGCCGCCTGGGTATTGGGCGGCGCCAAGTAA
- a CDS encoding MexW/MexI family multidrug efflux RND transporter permease subunit gives MKFTDLFVRRPVLALVVSTLILLLGARALGDLPVRQYPLTESTTLTITTQYPGASPELMQGFVTQPIAQAVATIENVDYLSSSSTLGRSVISVRMKLNADANQALTQAMAQVSQVKYRLPAEAFDPVILKSSGEATAVAYVGFSSKTMPVPALTDYLSRVVQPQFASIPGVSGVEVSGGQTLAMRVWLDPNRMAARGISAGELADALRQNNVQAAPGQVKGLYVVSNIRVNTDLVNVAEFRDMVVKRNGDAIVRLGDVATVELGAASADSSATMDGDKAIYLGLQAAPNGNPLVIVKRIRDLLPGIKQNLPPGVDVQLPFELARFIEASIDEVQKTLLEAIAIVVVVIFLCLGSMRAVLIPVVTIPLSMLGAAALMLLFGFSINLLTLLAMVLAIGLVVDDAIVVVENVHRHIEEGKSRVQAALIGAREVSGPVIAMTLTLAAVHAPIGLMGGLTGSLFKEFAFTLAGAVVVSGVIALTLSPVMASFLLPQDASAGRMARYAEAFFHKLATAYGRLLDVSLHHRWVTGLLAVAVLVSLPFLYNAAQRELAPGEDQAMVLTVIKSPQHANIDYVEKFGKKWDEVLATLPENTGRWLINGSDGVSNSIGGVQLSDWKDRKRNADQIQGEVQGGMNEVEGSSVFAFQLPSLPGSTGGLPVQMVIRSAGDHRTVFEAMEALKKAARDSGKFAVVDSDLEFNNPVTEVRVDRAKANSMGVTMKAIGDTLAVLVGENYVNRFGMDGRSYDVIPQSPRDLRLSAEALSRYFVKSASGEPVPLGNLVSLSTSVGPNKLTQFNQLNASTFQAIPMPGVTMGDAVAFLSGEAKKLPAGFSFDWQSDARQFTQEGSALVMAFVFAIVVIYLVLAAQYESLRDPLIILISVPMSICGALVPLAMGFATINIYTQIGLVTLIGLISKHGILMVEFANEIQERDNLPRRAAIEQAARIRLRPILMTTAAMVMGLVPLLFASGAGAASRYSIGLVIGVGMLVGTLFTLFVLPTMYTLLARDHRTVGRSQRATELDALVAREPAGDHA, from the coding sequence ATGAAGTTCACCGACCTCTTCGTGCGCCGGCCCGTGCTGGCGCTGGTGGTCAGCACGCTGATCCTGCTGCTCGGCGCCCGCGCGCTGGGCGACCTGCCGGTGCGGCAGTACCCGCTGACCGAGAGCACCACGCTCACCATCACCACGCAGTACCCCGGCGCTTCGCCCGAGCTGATGCAGGGCTTCGTCACGCAGCCGATCGCGCAGGCGGTGGCGACCATCGAGAACGTCGATTACCTCTCGTCGTCCTCCACGCTGGGCCGCAGCGTCATCAGCGTGCGCATGAAGCTCAACGCCGACGCCAACCAGGCGCTCACGCAGGCCATGGCGCAGGTCAGCCAGGTCAAGTACCGGCTGCCGGCCGAGGCCTTCGATCCGGTGATCCTCAAGTCGTCGGGTGAAGCCACCGCCGTGGCCTACGTCGGCTTCTCGAGCAAGACGATGCCGGTGCCGGCGCTCACCGATTACCTCTCGCGCGTGGTGCAGCCGCAGTTCGCGTCCATCCCCGGCGTGTCGGGCGTGGAAGTGTCGGGCGGGCAGACGCTGGCGATGCGCGTGTGGCTCGACCCCAACCGCATGGCGGCACGCGGCATCTCGGCGGGCGAGCTGGCCGACGCGCTGCGGCAGAACAACGTGCAGGCGGCGCCGGGGCAGGTGAAGGGCCTGTACGTGGTGTCGAACATCCGCGTCAACACCGACCTGGTGAACGTGGCCGAGTTCCGCGACATGGTCGTCAAGCGCAACGGCGACGCCATCGTGCGCCTGGGCGACGTGGCCACGGTCGAGCTGGGCGCGGCCAGCGCCGACAGCAGCGCGACGATGGACGGCGACAAGGCCATCTACCTGGGTCTGCAGGCGGCGCCCAACGGCAACCCGCTGGTGATCGTGAAGCGCATCCGCGACCTGCTGCCCGGCATCAAGCAGAACCTGCCGCCGGGCGTCGACGTGCAACTGCCCTTCGAGCTGGCGCGCTTCATCGAGGCCTCGATCGACGAGGTGCAGAAGACGCTGCTCGAAGCCATTGCCATCGTGGTGGTGGTGATCTTCCTGTGCCTCGGTTCGATGCGCGCGGTGCTCATCCCGGTGGTGACGATTCCGCTGTCGATGCTCGGCGCGGCGGCACTGATGCTGCTGTTCGGTTTCAGCATCAACCTGCTGACCTTGCTGGCGATGGTGCTGGCCATCGGGCTGGTGGTGGACGACGCCATCGTGGTGGTGGAGAACGTGCACCGCCACATCGAGGAAGGCAAGTCGCGCGTGCAGGCCGCATTGATCGGCGCACGCGAAGTGTCCGGCCCGGTGATCGCGATGACGCTCACGCTGGCCGCGGTGCATGCGCCCATCGGCCTCATGGGCGGCCTCACAGGATCGCTGTTCAAGGAGTTCGCCTTCACGCTCGCGGGCGCGGTGGTGGTGTCGGGCGTGATCGCGCTCACGCTGTCGCCCGTGATGGCGTCCTTCCTGCTGCCGCAGGATGCGAGCGCGGGACGCATGGCCCGTTATGCCGAAGCCTTCTTCCACAAGCTCGCCACGGCTTACGGCCGCTTGCTCGACGTGTCGCTGCATCACCGCTGGGTCACGGGCCTGCTCGCAGTGGCAGTGCTGGTCAGCCTGCCCTTCCTTTACAACGCCGCGCAGCGCGAGCTGGCGCCCGGCGAAGACCAGGCCATGGTGCTGACCGTCATCAAGTCGCCACAGCACGCCAACATCGACTACGTCGAGAAGTTCGGCAAGAAGTGGGACGAGGTGTTGGCAACGCTGCCAGAGAACACCGGCCGCTGGCTCATCAACGGCTCGGACGGCGTGTCGAACAGCATCGGCGGCGTGCAGTTGTCTGACTGGAAAGACCGCAAGCGCAATGCCGACCAGATCCAGGGCGAGGTGCAAGGCGGCATGAACGAGGTCGAAGGCAGCAGCGTCTTCGCGTTCCAGTTGCCCTCGCTGCCGGGCTCGACCGGCGGGCTGCCCGTGCAGATGGTGATCCGCAGTGCGGGCGACCACCGCACCGTGTTCGAGGCGATGGAAGCACTGAAGAAGGCGGCGCGCGACAGCGGCAAGTTCGCCGTGGTCGACAGCGACCTGGAGTTCAACAACCCGGTGACCGAAGTGCGCGTGGACCGCGCCAAGGCCAACAGCATGGGCGTGACCATGAAGGCCATCGGCGACACGCTGGCGGTGCTGGTGGGCGAGAACTACGTCAATCGCTTCGGCATGGACGGCCGCTCGTACGACGTGATTCCGCAATCGCCGCGCGACCTGCGCCTGTCGGCCGAGGCGCTCTCGCGCTACTTCGTGAAGAGCGCGAGCGGCGAGCCGGTGCCGCTGGGCAACCTGGTGTCGCTGTCGACCAGCGTCGGGCCGAACAAGCTCACGCAGTTCAACCAGCTCAATGCCTCGACCTTCCAGGCCATTCCGATGCCGGGCGTGACCATGGGCGACGCGGTGGCCTTCCTGAGCGGCGAGGCGAAAAAGCTGCCGGCCGGCTTCAGCTTCGACTGGCAGTCGGATGCGCGGCAGTTCACGCAGGAGGGCTCGGCGCTGGTGATGGCCTTCGTGTTCGCGATCGTGGTGATCTACCTGGTGCTGGCCGCACAGTACGAAAGCCTGCGCGACCCGCTGATCATCCTGATCAGCGTGCCGATGTCGATCTGCGGCGCGCTGGTGCCGCTGGCCATGGGCTTCGCCACCATCAACATCTACACGCAGATCGGGCTGGTGACGCTGATCGGGCTCATCAGCAAGCACGGCATCCTGATGGTGGAGTTTGCCAACGAGATCCAGGAGCGCGACAACCTGCCGCGCCGCGCCGCCATCGAGCAGGCTGCGCGCATCCGGCTGCGCCCGATCCTGATGACCACCGCCGCGATGGTGATGGGCCTGGTGCCGCTGCTGTTCGCCAGCGGTGCGGGCGCCGCCAGCCGCTACAGCATCGGCCTGGTGATCGGGGTCGGCATGCTGGTGGGCACGCTGTTCACGCTGTTCGTTCTGCCCACCATGTACACGCTGCTGGCACGCGACCACCGCACGGTGGGCCGCTCGCAGCGCGCCACCGAACTCGACGCGCTCGTGGCGCGCGAGCCGGCCGGCGACCACGCCTGA
- a CDS encoding DsrE family protein has protein sequence MRHAFIAFLLAMVASFAGAQEVKVVYHVNTGIETSAAVLANITNHLNADPKVKIVVVTHGPGIDFLISDAKDSKGREFSGPVSALAARGVEFKVCNNTLTTRNIDAGKLLMETKVVPSGVAEVARLQAKEGYVYLKP, from the coding sequence ATGAGACACGCATTCATCGCTTTCCTGCTCGCCATGGTCGCTTCGTTCGCCGGCGCGCAGGAAGTCAAGGTGGTCTATCACGTCAACACCGGCATCGAGACCAGCGCGGCGGTGCTCGCCAACATCACCAACCACCTCAATGCGGACCCGAAGGTGAAGATCGTGGTCGTCACGCACGGCCCCGGCATCGACTTCCTCATTTCGGATGCGAAGGACAGCAAGGGCCGCGAGTTCAGCGGCCCGGTGAGTGCGCTGGCCGCGCGCGGCGTGGAGTTCAAGGTGTGCAACAACACGCTGACCACGCGCAACATCGACGCGGGCAAGCTGCTGATGGAAACCAAGGTCGTGCCCTCGGGCGTGGCCGAGGTCGCGCGGCTGCAGGCGAAGGAAGGCTACGTCTACCTGAAGCCCTGA
- a CDS encoding VOC family protein, which yields MLGNINAVANLAVKDLAVARRFYEDTLGLTQVGAQGEEAIVYRSGSTVVNVYRSAFAGTNQATAVTWSVGGDIGRIVDALKAKGVRFEHYDMPDTTLEGDLHVMGDMKVAWFKDPDGNILNLIND from the coding sequence ATGCTCGGAAACATCAATGCGGTGGCCAACCTCGCGGTGAAAGACCTCGCCGTGGCCCGCCGCTTCTACGAAGACACGCTGGGGCTGACGCAGGTCGGCGCACAAGGCGAGGAAGCGATCGTCTATCGCAGCGGCAGCACCGTCGTGAACGTGTACCGCTCGGCCTTCGCAGGCACCAACCAGGCCACGGCCGTGACCTGGTCTGTGGGTGGAGACATCGGGCGCATCGTCGATGCGCTGAAGGCCAAAGGCGTGCGCTTCGAGCACTACGACATGCCCGACACCACGCTCGAAGGCGACCTGCATGTCATGGGTGACATGAAGGTCGCCTGGTTCAAGGACCCGGACGGCAACATCCTCAACCTCATCAACGATTGA
- a CDS encoding helix-turn-helix transcriptional regulator, translating to MSAPDAKPTWMPHQPADRILSTLKTRGALGIPDIAKVLNVTVEAVRQQMAKLEADGLVDAESRASGRGRPTQIWRLTGEGHKRFPDTHAEMTVQMISAVISVFGQKGLDQLIGARENTMRANYTEAMRGARSLKTRLERLVDIRSREGYMAEFRPEGDGFLFIENHCPICTAAQACTGFCRSELQLFDEVLGPDVSVSRVEHVLAGARRCAYQVTPKTGASPQA from the coding sequence ATGTCCGCCCCAGATGCCAAGCCCACCTGGATGCCGCACCAGCCGGCAGACCGCATCCTCTCCACGCTCAAGACCCGCGGCGCGCTCGGCATTCCCGACATCGCCAAGGTGCTGAACGTCACGGTGGAAGCGGTGCGCCAGCAGATGGCCAAGCTGGAGGCCGACGGCCTGGTCGACGCCGAAAGCCGCGCCAGCGGGCGCGGCCGGCCCACGCAGATCTGGCGGCTCACCGGCGAAGGCCACAAGCGCTTTCCCGACACGCACGCCGAGATGACGGTGCAGATGATCAGCGCCGTCATCAGCGTGTTCGGCCAGAAGGGCCTGGACCAGCTCATCGGCGCGCGCGAGAACACCATGCGCGCCAACTACACCGAGGCCATGCGCGGCGCGCGCAGCCTCAAGACACGGCTGGAGCGGCTGGTCGACATCCGCAGCCGCGAGGGCTACATGGCCGAGTTCCGGCCCGAGGGCGACGGCTTTCTCTTCATCGAAAACCATTGCCCGATCTGCACCGCGGCGCAGGCCTGCACGGGTTTCTGCCGCAGCGAACTGCAACTCTTCGACGAAGTGCTGGGGCCCGACGTGAGCGTCAGCCGCGTCGAACACGTGCTGGCGGGCGCGCGGCGCTGCGCCTATCAGGTCACTCCGAAAACAGGCGCATCACCACAAGCCTGA
- a CDS encoding superoxide dismutase, producing the protein MEHKLPPLPYALDALAPEYSQETLEYHYGKHHNAYVVNLNNLQKGTEFEALTLEEIIKKASGGIYNNAAQIWNHTFFWNCMKPQGGGAPTGALAKAIDAKWGSYDAFKEAFVKSAVGNFGSGWTWLVKKADGSVDIVNTGAAGTPLTTADVALLTVDVWEHAYYIDYRNLRPKFVETFLAKLVNWDFVAKNFG; encoded by the coding sequence ATGGAACACAAGCTCCCTCCCCTGCCCTACGCCCTCGACGCGCTGGCACCCGAGTACTCGCAAGAGACACTGGAGTACCACTACGGCAAGCACCACAACGCCTACGTCGTGAACCTGAACAACCTGCAAAAGGGCACCGAGTTCGAAGCCCTGACGCTGGAAGAGATCATCAAGAAGGCCAGCGGCGGCATCTACAACAACGCCGCCCAGATCTGGAACCACACATTCTTCTGGAACTGCATGAAGCCCCAAGGCGGCGGCGCTCCCACCGGCGCGCTGGCCAAGGCCATCGATGCCAAGTGGGGCAGCTACGACGCCTTCAAGGAAGCCTTCGTGAAGTCGGCCGTGGGCAACTTCGGCTCGGGCTGGACCTGGCTCGTGAAGAAGGCCGACGGCTCGGTGGACATCGTGAACACCGGCGCAGCCGGCACGCCGCTGACGACTGCGGACGTCGCGCTGCTGACGGTGGACGTCTGGGAGCACGCCTACTACATCGACTACCGCAACCTGCGCCCGAAGTTCGTCGAGACCTTCCTGGCCAAGCTGGTGAACTGGGACTTCGTCGCCAAGAACTTCGGCTGA